One genomic window of Treponema primitia ZAS-1 includes the following:
- a CDS encoding ABC transporter ATP-binding protein, with amino-acid sequence MLETNNITMQFGGLTAVSDFSITVADGEIVGLIGPNGAGKTTAFNVITGVYTPTKGTILFNGKNIAGKQPHKITGTGIARTFQNIRLFHEMTVLENLLVACNLREKPNLFESVLHLPGYMEKEKKARDFSLNLLESVGLLDNANDNAVSLPYGKQRRLEIVRALATEPSLLLLDEPAAGMNPQESQELMEFIVGIRDKFKISVLLIEHHMQVVMGICNWLYVLDYGITIAKGAPAEIRKNQKVIDAYLGVD; translated from the coding sequence ATGCTGGAAACCAACAACATTACCATGCAGTTCGGCGGCCTCACCGCGGTATCCGACTTTTCTATCACCGTGGCGGACGGCGAAATTGTGGGACTCATCGGCCCTAACGGCGCGGGGAAAACCACGGCCTTTAACGTAATTACCGGGGTATATACGCCCACCAAGGGAACCATTCTATTCAACGGAAAAAACATTGCCGGTAAACAGCCACATAAGATCACCGGCACGGGTATAGCCAGGACCTTTCAGAATATCCGCCTCTTCCATGAGATGACGGTGCTGGAAAACCTTCTGGTAGCCTGTAACCTCCGGGAAAAACCCAATCTCTTTGAATCGGTGCTGCACCTTCCCGGCTATATGGAAAAGGAAAAAAAGGCCCGGGACTTTTCGTTAAACCTGTTGGAATCGGTGGGACTCCTTGATAACGCCAATGACAACGCAGTATCCCTGCCATACGGCAAACAGCGCCGCCTGGAAATAGTCCGCGCCCTGGCCACCGAGCCAAGCCTGCTGCTCCTGGACGAACCCGCCGCGGGGATGAACCCCCAGGAATCCCAGGAGCTGATGGAATTTATTGTGGGCATCCGGGACAAATTCAAGATCTCAGTATTACTGATAGAACATCACATGCAGGTAGTGATGGGCATCTGCAATTGGCTCTACGTGCTTGACTACGGCATTACCATCGCCAAGGGCGCCCCCGCGGAGATACGGAAAAATCAGAAGGTCATCGACGCCTACCTGGGGGTGGATTAA
- a CDS encoding GDSL-type esterase/lipase family protein, which translates to MNQQIANNTYAFLIMTNIITLVFLVIISFRYRVPQKVLKKLGIIDLHVLKIYPLYSINNIISLTYDRDNFDIVMVGDSITNAGRWNEIFNNRKVANLGINGDSTDGVLNRLVDIYYLNPKKCFLMIGINDFQGNRSIEYVIQNYKRIIQELKQHNIKIIVQSILHLGHNYYINHIGGKNKTNWKTINKKVEKTNIELEKIAVEYGVEFIDINTKLSVNNVLEEKYGDSSGLHLSQLGYEEWAEIIKPLIE; encoded by the coding sequence ATGAATCAACAAATAGCAAACAATACTTACGCTTTTCTAATAATGACTAACATAATAACATTAGTCTTTTTGGTAATTATTTCATTTCGGTATCGGGTTCCACAAAAAGTATTAAAAAAATTGGGGATAATAGATTTACATGTTCTAAAAATTTATCCCTTATACAGTATAAACAATATTATATCGTTAACATATGATCGTGATAATTTTGATATTGTAATGGTAGGTGATTCCATTACCAATGCGGGAAGATGGAACGAAATATTCAATAATAGAAAAGTTGCCAATCTTGGTATTAATGGTGATTCGACCGATGGAGTGTTAAACAGGCTTGTGGATATTTACTATTTGAATCCTAAAAAGTGTTTTCTGATGATTGGAATAAATGATTTCCAGGGAAATCGTTCTATTGAATATGTAATACAAAATTATAAAAGAATTATTCAGGAACTGAAACAACATAATATAAAAATAATTGTTCAATCTATATTACATTTGGGACATAATTATTATATTAATCATATAGGTGGAAAAAATAAAACTAATTGGAAAACAATAAATAAAAAAGTTGAAAAAACTAATATTGAACTGGAAAAAATTGCAGTTGAATATGGTGTTGAATTTATAGATATTAACACAAAATTATCTGTAAATAATGTTTTGGAAGAAAAATATGGAGATTCTAGCGGGTTACATTTAAGCCAATTAGGGTATGAAGAATGGGCTGAAATAATAAAACCGTTAATTGAATAA
- a CDS encoding SLBB domain-containing protein, which translates to MKRIALWLLFVTVVVFAQESQQESSQQAAQLSNTTLLARNAQLAMSSADYRVTAGDVYTLAYAAGTQSVTYVITVDNSYRVRVSNLGVINAAGRTFQQLKTEVETVVSNNYPLSGAQLVITRPSLFKVSIAGEVNVAQEQTAWALARLSSLLDDNNLLTAYSSIRDITITSSSGQRRACDLFKAQRDGDLSQDPYLRPGDAIRINRIDRVVTITGSVERPGAYQLLPGENLSDLITRYASGLTPTADPSRVELVRFVDAEADSGDKLYLSKQNISENYPLKHFDAVMVPSIMDLEPVMFVEGAVQENTGQQRLQNALATAQSNASNRITVQFNQGENYASLLQRNSSWFTAISDTQHAYIIRGEERIPLNINPILYDSNYQSQYFVERNDVLIIPFRQYFVTVAGAVVKPDRYPYIPDRGWDYYVALAGGFVKERNSSDSVEIKDLTGRRMSKTDVITPETTITARTNAGLYYFNQYAPVITTILSIITTSISVALLIGR; encoded by the coding sequence ATGAAGCGTATAGCCCTCTGGCTACTGTTTGTAACGGTTGTTGTCTTCGCGCAGGAGTCTCAGCAGGAGTCGTCTCAGCAGGCTGCCCAGCTTAGCAACACGACGCTGCTAGCCCGGAACGCACAGCTTGCCATGTCAAGCGCCGACTACCGGGTAACCGCCGGTGATGTGTATACTTTGGCCTACGCCGCCGGAACCCAATCGGTTACCTATGTTATTACCGTTGACAACTCTTATCGTGTCCGGGTATCTAACCTGGGGGTTATCAATGCTGCCGGGAGAACCTTCCAACAGCTAAAGACGGAAGTGGAAACCGTGGTTTCAAACAACTATCCGCTGAGTGGGGCGCAGCTGGTCATAACCCGGCCCTCCCTTTTTAAGGTGTCCATTGCCGGCGAGGTCAATGTCGCTCAGGAGCAGACAGCCTGGGCTTTGGCCCGGTTGTCGTCGCTTTTGGATGACAATAACCTTCTGACGGCATATTCATCAATCCGTGATATTACGATTACTTCCTCATCCGGGCAGCGCCGGGCCTGCGATCTCTTCAAAGCCCAGCGGGACGGGGACTTATCCCAAGACCCGTACCTCCGGCCAGGAGATGCTATCCGGATTAACCGGATTGATAGGGTGGTTACTATTACGGGTTCCGTAGAGCGGCCCGGCGCGTACCAGTTACTGCCGGGGGAGAATCTGTCGGATTTGATTACCCGGTATGCCTCAGGCTTAACGCCCACCGCGGATCCCAGCAGGGTAGAATTGGTCCGGTTTGTTGACGCGGAAGCTGATTCGGGGGATAAGCTATATCTTTCTAAACAGAATATAAGTGAAAACTATCCCCTGAAACACTTTGACGCGGTTATGGTGCCATCGATTATGGATTTGGAGCCGGTAATGTTTGTGGAGGGGGCGGTGCAGGAAAACACCGGTCAGCAGCGACTGCAAAATGCCCTGGCAACGGCTCAGAGCAACGCCTCAAACAGAATAACGGTCCAGTTTAACCAGGGGGAGAATTACGCGTCCCTGTTGCAGCGGAATTCATCCTGGTTTACGGCAATTTCGGATACCCAACATGCGTATATAATACGGGGGGAGGAGCGGATCCCCTTGAATATTAACCCCATACTCTATGACTCGAATTATCAAAGCCAGTATTTTGTGGAAAGAAACGATGTGCTTATCATTCCCTTTAGGCAGTATTTTGTGACCGTAGCCGGCGCGGTAGTAAAACCTGATAGGTACCCATACATACCGGACCGGGGATGGGATTACTATGTAGCCTTGGCCGGAGGGTTTGTGAAAGAACGGAATTCATCTGACTCGGTGGAAATAAAAGATTTAACGGGGAGACGGATGAGCAAGACCGATGTAATAACCCCGGAAACGACCATAACCGCCCGGACCAATGCGGGGTTGTATTACTTTAACCAGTATGCCCCGGTGATAACTACGATCTTGTCTATCATTACTACCTCTATCTCCGTTGCTCTGCTTATTGGTCGATAA
- a CDS encoding Wzz/FepE/Etk N-terminal domain-containing protein produces the protein MSDEIKQEEDEISLIDLFAVLWRWKIMIIVITFLAAIGVVIYAVISIKLPPEKSYRPNVYTPKALMLINNTNSSGGGSLSSMLNSSGLGGMAALAGVRLPSGSSFSALAEYLVGTNSLLDSVVDEFDLITKYKIKKSPKARSRKRVKSSLKAAYESRSGVFSIAFTNRDPVFAQQVVNYCVDYLENRFNELGLDKNKLEKENLEKNIQNTYEEIQNLELETQRLEQSVQRGFSGATMPSISMELNRISLELRAQQQVYTQLKTQYELLKVSMASESPMFQVLELAEIPDQKSGPNRGKLCMMVTLGAGFGSVFLAFVLNAILNLRKDPEAMAKLRRKKA, from the coding sequence ATGAGCGATGAAATAAAACAAGAGGAAGACGAAATCAGTCTTATTGATCTCTTCGCGGTTCTCTGGCGATGGAAAATAATGATAATTGTCATCACCTTTCTGGCGGCGATAGGGGTGGTAATCTATGCGGTCATTTCGATTAAGCTGCCACCCGAAAAATCATACCGTCCCAATGTGTACACGCCTAAGGCGCTGATGCTCATCAACAATACCAATTCTTCCGGGGGAGGAAGCCTGTCATCCATGCTCAACTCCAGCGGATTGGGCGGTATGGCTGCCCTCGCCGGAGTCAGACTGCCATCAGGCTCAAGCTTCAGCGCACTTGCGGAATATCTTGTGGGCACCAATTCTCTGCTTGATTCGGTGGTTGACGAGTTTGATCTTATCACTAAATATAAAATAAAGAAATCGCCTAAAGCCAGAAGCCGCAAAAGGGTTAAGTCAAGCTTGAAGGCTGCCTATGAGTCACGGAGTGGCGTGTTCAGTATTGCTTTTACCAACCGGGACCCGGTGTTTGCCCAGCAGGTAGTGAATTATTGCGTTGATTATTTGGAAAACCGCTTTAACGAGCTCGGCTTGGACAAAAATAAATTGGAAAAAGAAAATCTGGAAAAAAACATTCAAAACACGTATGAGGAAATTCAAAATCTGGAATTGGAGACCCAGCGGCTGGAGCAGTCAGTTCAGCGTGGTTTTAGCGGAGCAACAATGCCCTCTATTTCCATGGAATTGAACCGGATTTCCTTGGAATTACGGGCGCAGCAGCAGGTATACACCCAGCTCAAAACGCAATATGAGCTGCTTAAGGTAAGCATGGCCAGCGAGAGCCCAATGTTTCAGGTTCTGGAGCTCGCGGAAATCCCGGACCAGAAATCTGGCCCCAATCGGGGCAAGCTGTGTATGATGGTCACCCTTGGGGCAGGCTTCGGCTCGGTTTTCCTCGCCTTTGTCCTTAACGCAATTTTAAACCTTAGGAAAGACCCCGAAGCCATGGCGAAACTCCGGAGGAAAAAAGCATGA
- a CDS encoding NAD-dependent epimerase/dehydratase family protein, with amino-acid sequence LKEEYLLTDELEPTNDAYALAKISTIKLCATYNKQYGTNFLSAMPTNLYGPGDNYDLSNSHVLPAMIRKFHEAKISGADRIVLWGDGSPCREFLYSDDLAEAVVYLMERCNAEDLRHSTGDFVNIGIGRDLTIKELAEVIRGIVYADASPRTCAIEWDVSKPNGTPKKLLDISRLSALGYTPETSLEDGIKIAYKDYLERN; translated from the coding sequence CCTTGAAAGAGGAATATCTTTTAACCGATGAACTGGAGCCGACCAACGACGCCTATGCCCTGGCAAAAATCAGCACCATAAAGCTGTGCGCCACCTACAATAAGCAATATGGGACGAATTTTCTTTCTGCAATGCCGACAAACCTGTATGGCCCGGGGGATAATTATGACCTGTCTAACTCCCATGTGCTTCCCGCAATGATTCGCAAGTTTCACGAGGCAAAGATTTCAGGCGCCGACAGGATCGTCCTGTGGGGAGACGGTTCTCCCTGCCGCGAGTTTTTATATAGCGATGATCTTGCCGAGGCGGTGGTGTATCTTATGGAGCGCTGCAATGCAGAGGATCTGCGTCATTCCACCGGGGATTTTGTCAACATTGGGATTGGGCGTGATTTAACCATAAAAGAACTTGCCGAAGTTATCCGCGGCATTGTCTATGCGGATGCTTCTCCCCGTACCTGTGCAATTGAATGGGACGTCTCAAAGCCAAACGGGACGCCAAAAAAGTTGTTGGACATATCCCGGCTTTCCGCGCTTGGGTATACGCCCGAAACGTCCTTAGAGGACGGAATCAAAATCGCATATAAAGACTATTTAGAACGGAATTAA
- a CDS encoding HipA domain-containing protein, whose translation MFFNIAVSNCDDHLRNHGFLLSPAGWILSLAFDMNPDENGVGLKLNISESDNTLDFDLALSVIPYFRLSSEKAESILNTVKHSVSNWRTVADSLQDPETAARRNGTVL comes from the coding sequence ATGTTTTTTAATATCGCTGTTTCAAACTGTGATGATCATCTCCGTAATCACGGCTTTCTTCTTAGCCCCGCAGGATGGATACTGTCCCTGGCCTTTGATATGAACCCCGACGAAAACGGTGTTGGGTTAAAACTCAACATTTCAGAATCTGATAATACCCTTGATTTTGACCTTGCCCTAAGCGTTATTCCCTATTTCAGGCTATCTTCAGAAAAAGCGGAATCTATTCTTAATACTGTTAAGCACTCCGTTTCAAACTGGAGAACCGTGGCGGATTCATTACAGGATCCCGAAACGGCAGCAAGACGAAATGGAACCGTCCTTTAG
- a CDS encoding ABC transporter ATP-binding protein — translation MLKLENLSVYYGGIHALRGIDIAVEDGKIITLIGANGAGKSTMLNSIVGLVKSASGKILWNGQDITGRDTKDIVSLGLVMIPEGRHVFPNLTVEENIRLGAYSRSDKPGIKKDRDRCYTLFPRLKERARQHAGTLSGGEQQMLAVARGLMASPKLLMLDEPSLGLAPLVSRMIFEIVREINKNGTTVLLIEQNAHAALEIADYAYVLETGVITMQDTGAALLNNEGIKKAYLGEG, via the coding sequence TTGCTTAAACTGGAAAACCTTTCGGTATACTACGGCGGCATCCACGCCCTGCGGGGCATCGACATAGCGGTTGAAGACGGCAAAATCATCACCCTCATCGGCGCCAACGGTGCAGGCAAAAGTACCATGCTCAACAGTATCGTTGGCCTGGTAAAAAGCGCCTCGGGCAAAATCCTTTGGAACGGCCAGGATATTACCGGCCGGGATACCAAGGACATAGTCTCCCTGGGTCTGGTGATGATCCCCGAGGGCCGCCACGTATTTCCCAACCTGACGGTGGAAGAAAATATCCGCCTGGGCGCCTATTCCCGCAGCGACAAACCGGGCATCAAAAAAGACCGCGACCGCTGCTACACCCTCTTCCCCCGGCTCAAGGAGCGGGCTCGCCAGCACGCCGGTACCCTGAGCGGCGGTGAACAGCAGATGCTCGCCGTAGCCCGGGGCCTCATGGCAAGCCCAAAACTCCTCATGCTGGACGAACCTTCCCTGGGCCTGGCCCCCCTAGTTTCCCGCATGATCTTCGAAATCGTCCGGGAAATAAACAAAAATGGTACCACCGTATTGCTGATAGAGCAGAACGCCCACGCCGCGCTGGAAATAGCAGACTACGCCTACGTCCTGGAGACAGGGGTAATCACCATGCAGGACACGGGGGCGGCGTTGTTGAATAATGAGGGGATTAAGAAGGCTTACTTGGGCGAGGGGTGA